From Penaeus monodon isolate SGIC_2016 chromosome 6, NSTDA_Pmon_1, whole genome shotgun sequence, the proteins below share one genomic window:
- the LOC119574014 gene encoding integumentary mucin C.1-like: MRTQPPMSNLSEGTGQPGSWALGSALISSHTAGIPTSAVSTSIFFLRHTENHRCGSSLAVAQVTSLVGCAALCNQESACVGFSLEVRGSRRRSCEMAATSSSCSPDSGFNFYLTSEHSDSTITTSTTPAATSSTTPAATTSSTTPAATTSSTTPAATTSSTPAATSTTTSTPAATTSTTPAATTSTTPAATTSTTPAATSTTPACGHNFNTCGHNFNTCSNNFNNACGNNFNNNCGHNFFNTCGNNFNNTCGHNFFNTCGNNFNNTCGNLYNNTCSNNNSNNTNFCNDHICNSTCFNNNICDINCDVWQRRGCQGCDRSDNGLQRYAANPYDLL, from the exons ATGCGTACGCAACCACCTATGAGCAAC CTTTCAGAAGGCACTGGTCAGCCGGGCAGCTGGGCACTAGGCTCCGCGCTTATCAGTTCACATACAG CTGGGATTCCTACGTCAGCAGTCAGCACGAGTATATTCTTTCTCCGACACACCGAAAATCATCGCTGTGGCTCTTCGCTCGCCGTCGCCCAAGTCACCTCGCTGGTGGGCTGCGCTGCTCTGTGCAACCAAG AGTCCGCTTGCGTTGGCTTCAGTCTGGAGGTTCGCGGATCAAGGCGGCGATCGTGTGAGATGGCAGCAACTTCCTCGTCTTGCTCTCCCGACTCGGGCTTCAATTTTTACCTGACTTCGGAACATTCTGATTCTACGATTACGACTTCAACAACACCTGCGGCAACTTCTTCAACAACACCTGCGGCAACAACTTCTTCAACAACACCTGCGGCAACAACTTCTTCAACAACACCTGCGGCAACAACTTCTTCAACACCTGCGGCAACCTctacaacaacttcaacacctgCGGCAACAACTTCAACAACACCTGCGGCCACAACTTCAACAACACCTGCGGCAACAACTTCAACAACACCTGCGGCAACCTCTACAACACCTGCG TGCGGCCACAACTTCAACACCTGCGGCCACAACTTCAACACCTGCAGCAACAACTTCAACAACGCCTGCGGcaacaacttcaacaacaacTGCGGCCACAACTTCTTCAACACCTGCGGCAACAACTTCAACAACACCTGCGGCCACAACTTCTTCAACACTTGCGGCAACAACTTCAACAACACATGCGGCAACCTCTACAACAACACCTGCAGTAATAACAACTCTAACAACACCAACTTCTGTAATGACCACATCTGCAACAGTACCTGCTTCAACAACAACATCTGTGATATCAA CTGTGACGTGTGGCAGCGTCGTGGATGCCAAGGTTGTGATCGGAGTGACAACGGACTCCAACGATATGCAGCTAACCCATATGACCTTCTATAA